The proteins below are encoded in one region of Podarcis raffonei isolate rPodRaf1 chromosome 6, rPodRaf1.pri, whole genome shotgun sequence:
- the BLACAT1 gene encoding bladder cancer associated transcript 1 isoform X2 → MPQFTFACFCGLHGFCKMKRKKEEPSAEQETAV, encoded by the coding sequence ATGCCCCAGTTCACCTTTGCTTGCTTCTGTGGGCTCCATGGCTTCTGCAagatgaagaggaagaaggaagagcCCAGCGCTGAGCAAGAGACAGCGGTGTGA
- the BLACAT1 gene encoding bladder cancer associated transcript 1 isoform X1, producing MPNGSQKWISLDAPVLCLSQGMPQFTFACFCGLHGFCKMKRKKEEPSAEQETAV from the exons ATGCCAAATGGAAGCCAGAAGTGG ATTTCCTTGGATGCTCCTGTCCTTTGCCTGTCCCAGGGGATGCCCCAGTTCACCTTTGCTTGCTTCTGTGGGCTCCATGGCTTCTGCAagatgaagaggaagaaggaagagcCCAGCGCTGAGCAAGAGACAGCGGTGTGA